A portion of the Spirochaetota bacterium genome contains these proteins:
- a CDS encoding ABC-F family ATP-binding cassette domain-containing protein, translated as MLRVENLSKSYGTVVLFDEVGFAINPRERVGLTGRNGHGKTTLFRLIIGEEHPDSGVIAVPKNYSIGHVRQQLSFSEATVIGEACLGLPEEERADRWRAEKILAGLGFGTDEMGRAPAGLSGGFQVRLNLAKALLSAPDLLLLDEPTNYLDIASIRWLSRFLNEWMRELMLITHDRSFMDGVTTHTMGIHRKKLRKIRGSTGKLYEQIAKEEEIHEKTRLNDEKKRKETELFISRFRAKARLGNLVQSRVKSLEKKERLRKLEKIKTLEFEFNYAAFPGRHLLNASDISFSYPDGALHLIENFNITIGKHDRVCVIGKNGKGKTTLLRLLAGELSPLQGEIAGQLHLRTGYYAQTNTVNLRPTFTVEEEILSGFAAADRRTARSICGAMLFQGDEALKPVRVLSGGEKARVLLGKIIATPANLLLLDEPTNHLDMESCDALLESLDDFDGAIVMVTHNEMFLHALATRIVAFQRGRVSVHEGSYRDFLEKVGWEDEYQQEGARGAAARADGPVTNKKELRRIRSEIQARRAKELGPLESRMAEMEKRIAEEEASSAREHDELVEASHAGDGARIASLSKSAHDRAQLINALYEELDALTCRHEEESARFGEELAAVGGEGVV; from the coding sequence ATGCTTCGCGTCGAAAATCTCAGTAAATCATACGGAACGGTCGTCCTCTTCGACGAGGTGGGTTTTGCGATAAATCCGCGCGAACGCGTCGGCCTGACGGGGCGCAACGGCCACGGCAAGACCACGCTCTTTCGGCTCATCATCGGCGAGGAGCATCCGGACTCGGGGGTCATCGCCGTTCCGAAAAATTACTCCATCGGGCACGTGCGCCAGCAGCTTTCGTTTTCCGAGGCGACGGTGATCGGGGAGGCCTGCCTGGGGCTTCCCGAGGAGGAGCGCGCAGACCGCTGGCGCGCCGAGAAGATCCTCGCCGGCCTCGGCTTCGGCACTGACGAAATGGGTCGCGCACCGGCGGGGCTTTCGGGCGGCTTCCAGGTGCGGCTCAACCTTGCGAAGGCACTGCTCTCGGCGCCGGACCTCCTGCTCCTCGACGAGCCGACCAACTACCTCGACATCGCGTCAATACGCTGGCTTTCGCGCTTCCTTAATGAATGGATGCGGGAGCTCATGCTCATCACCCACGACCGTTCGTTCATGGACGGAGTGACCACGCACACCATGGGCATACACCGCAAAAAGTTGCGGAAGATACGGGGGAGCACGGGCAAGCTCTACGAGCAGATCGCGAAGGAAGAGGAGATCCACGAGAAGACCCGGTTGAACGACGAGAAGAAGCGCAAGGAGACGGAGCTCTTCATCTCGCGCTTCCGGGCGAAGGCTCGCCTGGGCAACCTCGTTCAGTCGCGCGTTAAAAGCCTGGAGAAGAAGGAGCGCCTCAGGAAGCTCGAGAAGATAAAGACCCTCGAGTTTGAGTTCAACTACGCCGCCTTTCCCGGCCGCCACCTGCTGAACGCGTCGGATATATCGTTTTCGTACCCGGACGGCGCTTTGCACCTCATTGAGAATTTCAATATTACGATCGGAAAACACGACCGCGTCTGCGTCATTGGTAAAAACGGAAAGGGCAAGACAACCCTGCTTAGATTGCTCGCCGGCGAGCTTTCGCCGCTTCAGGGCGAGATCGCCGGACAGCTCCACCTGAGAACCGGCTACTACGCGCAGACGAACACCGTCAACCTGCGCCCAACCTTCACTGTCGAGGAGGAGATACTCTCGGGGTTCGCGGCGGCCGACCGCCGGACGGCCCGAAGCATCTGCGGGGCCATGCTCTTTCAGGGCGATGAGGCGCTCAAGCCGGTACGCGTGCTCTCCGGCGGCGAGAAGGCCCGGGTGCTCCTTGGAAAGATTATCGCCACGCCGGCGAATCTGCTTTTACTCGACGAGCCCACCAACCATCTCGACATGGAGTCATGCGACGCGCTGCTGGAATCGCTCGACGATTTCGACGGCGCGATCGTAATGGTGACGCATAACGAGATGTTTCTCCATGCGCTGGCCACGCGCATCGTCGCCTTCCAGCGCGGACGCGTTTCGGTGCACGAGGGGAGCTACCGGGACTTTCTCGAAAAAGTGGGATGGGAGGACGAGTACCAACAGGAGGGCGCGCGCGGCGCGGCCGCTCGTGCGGATGGGCCCGTTACCAACAAAAAGGAACTGCGCCGAATACGCTCCGAAATCCAGGCGCGCCGCGCGAAGGAGCTCGGGCCCCTTGAAAGCAGGATGGCCGAAATGGAGAAGCGCATCGCCGAAGAGGAGGCCTCCTCGGCCCGCGAGCACGACGAGCTGGTCGAGGCCTCGCATGCGGGTGATGGCGCGCGCATCGCATCCCTTTCCAAGTCGGCGCACGACCGCGCACAGCTCATAAATGCGCTGTATGAGGAACTCGACGCGCTGACCTGCCGCCACGAGGAGGAATCCGCGCGCTTCGGCGAGGAGCTCGCCGCGGTCGGGGGCGAGGGGGTGGTTTAA
- a CDS encoding TetR/AcrR family transcriptional regulator: MGRKPIKERRRREILEALYRCLLKKPYSETSIKDIGTESGINYAMLHYYFKSKEDILLNFIDYLFEKYDGLFAEHMLRLDKSGPTFEETVRSVFAFFNEHITTDKKLQKVFFEIWGVALYNPVVNAKLRKIYRALIGAVESAITKNGGSPQAAHLALATVAFHEGIGIFSVFFNFNKKYTTMLLEGFQNKIMEML; the protein is encoded by the coding sequence TTGGGAAGAAAGCCCATAAAGGAACGGCGCCGCAGGGAGATACTGGAAGCGCTGTACCGCTGCCTTTTAAAAAAGCCGTACAGTGAAACATCGATCAAGGACATCGGCACGGAGTCGGGGATCAACTACGCCATGCTGCATTATTATTTTAAGAGCAAGGAAGACATCCTTCTCAATTTTATCGATTACCTTTTCGAAAAATACGACGGCCTGTTCGCCGAACACATGCTCCGCCTCGATAAGTCCGGCCCCACGTTCGAGGAGACGGTACGGTCGGTTTTCGCCTTTTTTAACGAGCACATCACCACCGACAAAAAGCTTCAAAAAGTGTTTTTCGAGATATGGGGGGTGGCCCTCTACAATCCCGTGGTCAACGCCAAGCTGAGAAAGATTTATCGCGCACTGATCGGCGCGGTGGAGTCCGCCATAACAAAAAACGGCGGCTCACCCCAGGCCGCGCATCTGGCCCTTGCCACCGTCGCGTTCCACGAGGGGATCGGAATCTTTTCGGTGTTCTTCAATTTCAATAAAAAGTACACGACGATGCTGCTGGAGGGGTTTCAGAATAAAATTATGGAGATGCTGTGA
- a CDS encoding transaminase: MSEVKLEKIHELIKREVERYAAERPKSRALFEKARKHLVGGVPMSWMRIWVGGFPVFVEKAKGVYITDVDGHRYLDLCLGDTGGLCGHAHPKIVSAISNQLKNRGTTTMLPTEDCIWVGEELTRRFKLPFWQILMTATDANRMALKAAREYTGRHLILAMNGTYHGSVDETLCVNFFGEMINNPGLMGPLVRNPAEMTRIVDFNDVEALEKALAPGDIACVITEPVMTNVGIINPEPGYHEALRALTRKYGTLLLIDETHSMCAGPRGVTGEMNLDPDIFVAGKFIAGGYPAAILGFNAAISEWLAKRKPWHVFFGFGGTLSGNAAAVAGIRAALEHAINDENFKRMIRLAKRMEKGLAKIIKGNGLGWYVARIGCRVEFRFLPNPPKNGSEALFSEVPYNPVDPIMEGLTGPLEELIHVYCANRGILLTPVHEMALVGPQTTTKDVDNYIAVIGEMVTELLK, from the coding sequence ATGTCGGAAGTAAAACTTGAAAAAATACACGAACTCATAAAGCGCGAGGTCGAGCGCTACGCCGCCGAACGGCCCAAGTCCAGGGCCCTTTTTGAAAAAGCGCGCAAACACCTGGTCGGCGGGGTGCCCATGTCCTGGATGCGTATCTGGGTCGGAGGCTTCCCGGTATTCGTCGAAAAGGCCAAAGGCGTTTACATCACCGACGTGGACGGCCATCGCTATCTCGATCTGTGCCTGGGCGACACCGGCGGGCTGTGCGGCCACGCGCATCCTAAAATCGTCAGTGCCATTTCGAACCAGCTCAAGAACAGGGGTACCACCACCATGCTCCCCACCGAGGACTGTATCTGGGTGGGAGAGGAACTCACGCGCAGGTTCAAACTGCCTTTCTGGCAGATCCTCATGACCGCCACCGACGCCAACAGGATGGCGCTCAAGGCGGCGCGTGAATATACGGGCCGGCACCTCATCCTTGCCATGAACGGCACTTACCACGGCTCGGTCGACGAAACCCTCTGCGTCAACTTCTTCGGCGAGATGATCAACAATCCGGGGCTCATGGGACCGCTGGTCAGGAACCCCGCCGAGATGACGAGGATAGTCGACTTCAACGACGTCGAGGCGCTCGAGAAGGCCCTCGCGCCGGGAGACATCGCCTGTGTCATAACTGAGCCTGTGATGACGAACGTCGGCATCATCAACCCCGAACCCGGCTACCACGAAGCGCTCCGCGCGCTCACGCGCAAATACGGCACGCTCCTGCTTATCGACGAGACGCATTCCATGTGCGCCGGTCCGCGCGGCGTGACCGGCGAGATGAACCTCGATCCGGACATCTTCGTGGCGGGCAAGTTCATCGCCGGCGGCTACCCTGCCGCGATCCTCGGTTTCAACGCGGCCATTTCGGAGTGGTTGGCGAAGCGCAAGCCATGGCACGTATTTTTCGGTTTCGGCGGAACGCTTTCGGGGAACGCCGCGGCGGTAGCGGGCATCCGGGCCGCGCTCGAGCACGCAATCAACGATGAGAACTTCAAGCGCATGATACGCCTGGCGAAGAGGATGGAGAAAGGACTCGCGAAAATAATCAAAGGCAACGGCCTCGGCTGGTACGTCGCGCGCATCGGCTGCCGGGTGGAGTTTCGCTTTCTCCCCAATCCACCTAAAAACGGATCCGAGGCGTTGTTCTCCGAGGTGCCGTACAACCCGGTCGACCCTATCATGGAGGGACTCACCGGGCCTCTCGAAGAGCTCATCCATGTATACTGCGCGAACCGGGGAATTCTCCTCACCCCGGTCCACGAAATGGCCCTGGTAGGGCCGCAGACGACCACGAAGGACGTGGACAACTACATCGCGGTAATCGGCGAGATGGTGACGGAGCTTTTAAAATAA
- the purU gene encoding formyltetrahydrofolate deformylase, with amino-acid sequence MDRTHILRIDCADRKGLVHAITGVLFRGGLNITSTHEFVDRQTQHFFMRTEFAGELDRETVLGGLHASLPEDTRIALSEKRRKDVIIMATREHHCLGDLLLRHRYGELNARVLAVVSNHNDLGELVEKFEIPFHCVSHDGVSREEHEDAILKVVELYAPEYIVLAKYMRILSHAFVDRFPNRIINIHHSFLPAFIGANPYRQAYERGVKIIGATAHFVNHSLDEGPIIAQSVIPVDHTFSVDDMQQAGRDGEKVVLARALKLAFEDKIFVNGNKTVIFE; translated from the coding sequence ATGGACAGAACTCATATACTCCGCATAGACTGCGCGGACCGCAAGGGGCTGGTGCATGCGATCACCGGCGTGCTCTTTCGCGGAGGTCTCAATATCACCAGCACCCACGAGTTCGTGGACCGCCAGACGCAACACTTCTTCATGCGCACGGAGTTCGCCGGAGAGCTGGACAGGGAGACGGTGCTCGGGGGGCTTCATGCGTCGCTTCCTGAGGACACGCGGATTGCGCTTTCTGAAAAACGCCGCAAGGACGTCATCATCATGGCGACCAGGGAGCACCACTGTCTCGGAGACCTGCTCCTTCGCCACCGCTACGGAGAGCTCAACGCGCGCGTGCTCGCCGTCGTAAGTAATCACAACGATCTCGGCGAGCTTGTGGAGAAATTCGAGATACCCTTTCACTGCGTTTCGCATGACGGGGTGAGCCGCGAGGAGCACGAGGACGCAATTCTGAAAGTGGTCGAACTGTACGCGCCGGAATACATAGTGCTGGCGAAGTACATGCGCATCCTCAGCCACGCTTTCGTCGACCGTTTTCCGAACCGCATCATCAACATCCATCATTCATTCCTTCCGGCGTTTATCGGGGCAAACCCCTACCGGCAGGCCTATGAGCGCGGGGTGAAGATCATCGGCGCGACGGCGCACTTCGTGAATCACAGTCTGGACGAGGGGCCCATCATCGCGCAGAGCGTGATTCCGGTTGACCACACCTTCAGCGTCGACGATATGCAGCAGGCCGGCCGCGATGGAGAGAAGGTGGTGCTTGCGCGGGCGCTGAAGCTCGCTTTTGAAGACAAGATTTTCGTAAACGGAAACAAGACCGTTATTTTCGAATGA